One Tunturibacter gelidoferens genomic region harbors:
- the pqqA gene encoding pyrroloquinoline quinone precursor peptide PqqA encodes MTQSTWATPDFEEVSLNCEINSYAPVEL; translated from the coding sequence ATGACACAGTCGACATGGGCCACGCCCGACTTTGAAGAAGTTTCCCTTAACTGCGAGATCAACTCCTACGCTCCCGTAGAACTCTAA
- a CDS encoding ABC transporter substrate-binding protein encodes MLALIGFGILTGCRGRVEGPGSVVMILESSPNNLDLRVGADAQSERVGGLIFDALVKKDEHYELQPWLAKSWEQPDPLTWVFHLRDGVRFHDGRPLEAEDVAYTIRSLIDGSLVTAKGGGFGAVDNVEAKDRLTVVVHLKRPDAGLLFNVSDGLFGVVPRGSGRDFGLHPVGSGPFRFVSAVQDKEVVVARNHEYWAGLPVAPAGAQDIERVRFEVVPDAITSALELKKGSADLASNVVTLDMVHALESAPNLKVESGVGSPVVYVTFNVTDPLLKDKRVRQAIACAMDRQPIVNAIWRGQARLANTLLPAGHWAAANDAELAQYPHDVARAQRLLEEAGFPAGKDGVRLRLTMKTSTDETTRLMVTVLQQQLRAAGVRLEIRSAEFGTFYADVTKGAFQMYALRWIGSNEDPDIFRYAYASSSFPPKGGNRGRYSNARVDELLTEAAASSDRSARRADYVEVQKILSDELPGIPQWYPNNEVIHTRRVGGVVPRGTGNFDFLRDGWVQ; translated from the coding sequence GTGTTGGCGCTCATTGGATTCGGCATCTTGACGGGTTGTCGTGGCCGGGTGGAGGGGCCAGGTTCGGTGGTGATGATTCTGGAGAGTAGTCCAAATAACCTGGATCTGAGGGTGGGAGCGGATGCGCAGTCGGAGCGAGTGGGAGGTCTGATCTTTGACGCGCTTGTGAAGAAGGATGAGCACTATGAGCTGCAGCCGTGGCTGGCGAAGAGCTGGGAGCAGCCCGATCCGCTGACATGGGTGTTTCATCTGCGCGATGGCGTGCGGTTTCATGATGGGAGGCCGCTGGAGGCAGAGGATGTTGCTTATACGATTCGGAGTTTGATTGACGGCTCGCTTGTTACCGCGAAGGGTGGCGGATTTGGTGCGGTGGATAACGTTGAAGCGAAAGATCGGCTGACCGTTGTGGTGCATTTGAAGCGCCCCGATGCGGGGCTGCTGTTCAACGTAAGCGATGGATTGTTTGGAGTGGTGCCGCGTGGGAGCGGGAGGGATTTTGGCCTGCATCCGGTGGGATCCGGGCCGTTTCGGTTTGTGAGCGCGGTGCAGGATAAAGAGGTGGTCGTTGCAAGGAACCATGAGTATTGGGCGGGGCTGCCAGTTGCTCCGGCGGGTGCGCAGGATATTGAGCGAGTGCGGTTCGAGGTAGTTCCGGATGCGATTACGAGTGCGCTGGAGTTGAAGAAGGGATCGGCGGATCTGGCCAGCAATGTGGTGACGCTGGATATGGTGCATGCTCTGGAGAGTGCGCCGAACCTGAAGGTGGAGTCGGGGGTGGGGTCGCCGGTGGTTTATGTGACTTTCAATGTTACAGATCCGTTGTTGAAGGATAAGCGGGTGCGACAGGCGATCGCATGCGCGATGGATCGGCAGCCGATTGTCAATGCGATCTGGCGGGGCCAGGCTAGGTTGGCGAATACTTTACTGCCGGCGGGACATTGGGCGGCGGCTAATGATGCAGAGTTGGCGCAGTATCCGCATGATGTGGCCCGGGCCCAGAGGCTGTTGGAGGAGGCTGGCTTCCCTGCCGGCAAAGATGGGGTGCGGCTGCGGTTGACGATGAAGACAAGTACGGATGAGACGACTCGGCTGATGGTGACGGTATTGCAACAGCAGCTGCGGGCAGCGGGGGTTCGGCTGGAGATAAGGTCGGCGGAGTTTGGGACGTTTTATGCGGACGTGACAAAGGGGGCGTTTCAGATGTATGCGCTGCGCTGGATCGGGAGCAACGAAGATCCGGATATCTTTCGGTATGCCTACGCATCGAGCAGCTTTCCGCCGAAGGGAGGAAATCGGGGACGATACTCGAACGCGCGAGTTGATGAGCTACTGACTGAGGCTGCCGCTAGTTCGGATCGCTCGGCCAGAAGAGCCGATTATGTGGAGGTGCAAAAGATTTTGTCGGATGAGCTGCCGGGGATACCACAGTGGTATCCGAATAATGAGGTGATTCACACGCGGCGGGTCGGTGGAGTTGTGCCGCGGGGTACGGGGAACTTTGATTTTTTACGGGACGGGTGGGTGCAGTAG
- a CDS encoding FAD-dependent oxidoreductase has protein sequence MNNPKIGIVGAGPGGLVAARILSLQGKDVTVFERESSFSDRTQGGSLDIHADAGQIALSKAGLMDEFQKIARYADQEARLYNKQGKLMHIDTNVANKDRPETDRGHLRGLLLKSLPVEIVRWGTHVIGVTPLPDRGCAVNFADGTSEQFDLIVGADGTWSRVRPLLSDVTPKYTGVLIIEFGIDNVDERYPDTAEMAGRGLTFALGDSKALVAHRDANAHLGGYIGLRVEENWFQANWLDKLDDAAVREFMCKQFAGWSDDLLLWIRRSEGKLVPRGIYELPAGHQWEHREGVTLLGDAAHVMSPFGGDGANLAMMDGADLAEALLQSDWRAAVAMFEHTMCARAEIPARGAGQAIQEVFSPRGLEHSLQWAHIVEGHHAANQE, from the coding sequence ATGAATAATCCAAAGATAGGAATCGTCGGAGCTGGACCTGGCGGACTGGTAGCGGCCCGCATCCTGTCGCTCCAGGGCAAGGATGTCACCGTATTCGAGCGTGAGAGCTCCTTCTCCGATCGGACGCAGGGAGGCTCACTCGATATTCACGCCGATGCTGGACAGATTGCGCTCAGCAAGGCTGGACTAATGGACGAGTTCCAAAAGATTGCTCGATATGCAGATCAGGAGGCTCGCCTGTACAACAAACAAGGCAAACTGATGCATATCGATACCAACGTTGCGAATAAGGACCGGCCGGAGACGGACCGCGGCCATCTGCGAGGCTTGCTGCTGAAGTCATTGCCCGTCGAAATAGTGCGGTGGGGAACGCATGTAATCGGAGTAACTCCGTTGCCTGACCGGGGCTGTGCCGTGAATTTTGCCGACGGCACGTCGGAGCAATTCGATCTGATAGTGGGTGCCGATGGGACATGGTCCAGGGTGCGGCCCCTGCTGAGCGATGTAACGCCGAAGTATACCGGTGTACTGATCATCGAGTTCGGGATCGACAATGTAGACGAACGGTATCCCGATACTGCCGAGATGGCAGGCCGCGGATTAACGTTTGCGCTGGGAGATTCGAAGGCGCTGGTCGCACATCGCGATGCGAACGCACATCTGGGCGGTTACATCGGACTAAGGGTAGAGGAGAACTGGTTTCAGGCAAACTGGCTGGACAAGCTGGACGACGCTGCCGTGCGCGAATTTATGTGTAAGCAGTTTGCGGGATGGTCGGATGATTTGTTGCTGTGGATTCGCCGCAGTGAAGGCAAGCTGGTACCGCGAGGGATCTATGAATTGCCGGCGGGACATCAGTGGGAGCATCGCGAGGGTGTAACGCTATTGGGAGACGCTGCACATGTAATGAGCCCGTTCGGAGGCGATGGAGCAAACCTGGCAATGATGGATGGAGCAGATCTGGCGGAGGCATTGCTTCAGAGTGACTGGCGAGCGGCAGTTGCCATGTTTGAGCACACCATGTGTGCGCGTGCAGAAATTCCTGCGCGCGGTGCGGGTCAGGCGATTCAGGAAGTATTTTCTCCGCGTGGACTGGAGCACAGTCTGCAGTGGGCGCATATCGTAGAGGGACACCATGCAGCCAATCAGGAGTAG
- the ccsA gene encoding cytochrome c biogenesis protein CcsA, giving the protein MSLLWLRVAVLLYGVAALAVLPAALYDRPRWRHIAIPATVAAVFFHFVSLAEMLNAAHHRLPVDTHETQSFLGLLLALAFLLVYARYRTVSLGIFLLPICFLFGLVPAFHPGQESTAFPILHTGWIFLHVALLLAAYAALVLSLLASLFYLVQERRLKQKSPTVSWLPPLETTDQIAHKALIFGLPCMTAGLLIGSLIAQATVGATYFRDPKILLAFAMWLVYIAMIHIRRISGLRGRRAVYLSSFVFLIVLAVWAANQFSAVHRFTAP; this is encoded by the coding sequence ATGTCCCTCCTCTGGCTCAGAGTCGCGGTTTTACTCTACGGCGTCGCCGCGCTCGCGGTACTGCCGGCAGCCCTTTATGATCGCCCCCGCTGGCGCCACATCGCCATCCCTGCCACCGTAGCCGCCGTCTTCTTCCACTTCGTCTCGCTGGCAGAGATGCTCAACGCCGCCCACCACCGTCTCCCAGTCGACACCCACGAAACTCAATCCTTCCTCGGCCTCCTGCTCGCTCTGGCGTTCCTGCTCGTCTATGCCCGATACCGCACCGTCTCCCTCGGCATCTTCCTCCTGCCCATCTGCTTTCTCTTCGGCCTTGTCCCGGCCTTCCATCCAGGCCAGGAGAGCACCGCCTTCCCAATCCTCCACACCGGCTGGATCTTTCTCCATGTAGCTCTTCTTCTCGCTGCCTACGCCGCCCTTGTCCTCTCCCTGCTGGCCTCGCTCTTCTATCTGGTTCAAGAGCGCCGCCTCAAGCAGAAGTCCCCCACCGTCTCCTGGCTGCCTCCGCTTGAAACCACCGATCAGATCGCCCACAAAGCCCTCATCTTCGGCCTACCCTGTATGACCGCCGGTCTTCTCATCGGCTCACTCATAGCCCAGGCCACCGTCGGGGCCACTTACTTCCGCGATCCCAAGATCCTTCTCGCCTTCGCCATGTGGCTCGTTTATATCGCGATGATCCATATTCGCCGCATCTCCGGCCTTCGCGGGCGCCGCGCCGTCTATCTCTCCAGCTTCGTCTTCCTGATCGTGCTCGCGGTCTGGGCGGCTAACCAGTTCTCGGCAGTCCACAGGTTTACCGCCCCATGA
- the pqqC gene encoding pyrroloquinoline-quinone synthase PqqC, with translation MGRTRDNAVDHTDAVLLSKAELRQRLQQVGEAMYHHNHPFHLRMHAGELTRGQMQAWVLNRYYYQSRIPIKDAVILSKSEDVAFRRAWRKRIIDHDGDTGVGGIEKWLQLAEATGLERKYVISTHAILPGVRYAVDAYIDLVTNSTLLEAVSSSLTELFAGQLIALRMDALAKHYPWLQNGLAYFQGRLTQAPEDAAFAFDYSAEHADTPYLQSLVVRSLERKCALLWAQLDALQYCYVEPGALPPQPGVFRPEAS, from the coding sequence ATGGGACGGACTAGAGATAACGCTGTAGATCACACAGACGCGGTTCTGTTGAGCAAAGCTGAGCTACGCCAGCGCCTCCAGCAGGTAGGCGAGGCGATGTATCACCATAATCATCCCTTCCATCTGCGCATGCATGCGGGCGAACTCACACGCGGCCAGATGCAGGCCTGGGTGCTGAATCGCTACTACTACCAGAGCCGCATCCCCATCAAAGACGCCGTCATCCTCTCCAAGTCCGAAGATGTAGCCTTCCGCCGCGCCTGGCGAAAACGCATCATCGACCACGACGGCGACACCGGTGTCGGTGGCATCGAAAAGTGGCTGCAACTAGCAGAGGCCACCGGCCTCGAGCGCAAATACGTCATCAGCACCCACGCGATCCTCCCCGGCGTTCGCTACGCAGTCGACGCCTACATCGATCTCGTCACCAACAGCACTCTGCTCGAAGCCGTCTCTTCGTCACTCACCGAACTATTCGCCGGCCAACTGATCGCTTTACGCATGGATGCTCTCGCGAAACACTACCCCTGGCTGCAAAACGGTCTCGCATACTTCCAAGGCAGGCTCACACAAGCTCCGGAAGACGCCGCCTTCGCCTTCGACTACTCAGCCGAACACGCCGACACCCCGTATCTCCAGTCATTGGTAGTCCGCTCGCTCGAGCGAAAGTGTGCTCTGCTGTGGGCCCAACTCGACGCCCTTCAATACTGCTACGTCGAACCCGGAGCGCTCCCTCCACAGCCCGGCGTCTTCCGTCCAGAGGCATCATGA
- the mutS gene encoding DNA mismatch repair protein MutS: protein MANETVTNFAAEAAGATPAMRQYFAAKEQYPDCLVFCRIGDFYELFYEDAILVSRVLQLTLTARDREKKQPMCGVPYHAAEVYLQKLLRMGYKVALLEQMEDPKLTKTVVRREVTRVLTPGTALDPALGSEESNYLASVAVLGGGTAQSGGQVCGLALLDLSTGEFRATEFSGGGGWAALVDELGRVRPVELLYGSGLLGGVNLAGESETAAGLDAIRTKTAAEEWVFTSEYAVPLVRNHFKVHSLDGMGLGGHEAATVAAGALLHYMRATKQGGLEHVDGLRFYERSTCLELDAVSVRNLELVEPLFSGESAQTTLFYTMDACCTPMGKRLLRASLLRPASGLGEIEARLEAVGEAVGDLRRREELRRSMDGLLDLERLLGRVALDSAGPREVMALAKTLGCLPGVVAAVKAFGAARWRELGESVDPLEDLYEMIVRTIAEEPPVSIGDGGAIRVGVDAELDELRELSRSGRQALAAIEERERERTGIGSLKVRFNNVFGYYLEVTKANAKAVPADYERKQTLVNAERFTTPELKEYETKILTAQERSGEIEKRIFAELRRQLLEAAGRMRETARKIAEIDLLGCFAHLAALRGWVRPNVEVSGVLEFVQARHPVVERRMEESGGGRFVPNSVHLDADAGPAVLLITGPNMGGKSTYLRMAALLVVMTQMGSFVPAEGMRLGLVDRIYTRIGASDNVARGRSTFMVEMTETAAILNTATNRSLVLLDEMGRGTATYDGLSLAWATVEHLHDRIGARTLFATHYHELTLLADRLARLTNLRVTVKETAGGIVFLHTVEAGPASKSYGIEVARLAGLPSGVIARAREVLKVHERAETQQVREASPTLAPQMQMTMFTPLSQRIVDRLAEADVDGLTPREALNLLAELQRELKG from the coding sequence ATGGCGAACGAGACAGTAACGAATTTTGCGGCAGAGGCGGCTGGGGCTACGCCGGCGATGCGGCAGTATTTTGCGGCGAAGGAACAGTATCCCGACTGCCTGGTGTTTTGCAGGATTGGGGACTTCTATGAGCTGTTTTATGAGGATGCGATTCTTGTCTCGCGTGTGCTGCAACTGACGCTGACGGCGCGTGATCGCGAGAAGAAGCAGCCGATGTGCGGAGTTCCTTATCATGCGGCGGAGGTGTATCTGCAGAAGCTGCTGCGCATGGGGTACAAGGTTGCGCTGCTGGAGCAGATGGAAGACCCGAAGCTGACGAAGACCGTCGTCCGGCGTGAAGTGACGCGGGTGCTGACGCCGGGGACTGCGCTTGATCCGGCGTTGGGGTCGGAGGAGAGTAATTATCTGGCGAGTGTGGCGGTGTTGGGTGGCGGGACGGCTCAGAGCGGAGGTCAGGTTTGCGGGTTGGCGTTGCTGGATCTTTCTACGGGGGAGTTTCGGGCTACGGAGTTTTCTGGTGGCGGCGGATGGGCAGCGCTGGTGGATGAGCTGGGGCGGGTGCGGCCAGTGGAGTTGCTGTATGGATCGGGGTTGCTGGGTGGCGTAAATCTTGCCGGGGAGAGTGAGACAGCGGCCGGACTCGATGCGATTCGGACGAAAACGGCGGCTGAAGAGTGGGTGTTTACATCCGAGTACGCGGTGCCGCTGGTGCGGAATCACTTCAAGGTGCATTCGCTGGATGGGATGGGGCTGGGTGGTCATGAGGCAGCGACGGTGGCGGCTGGGGCTCTGCTGCACTACATGCGCGCGACCAAGCAGGGCGGGTTGGAGCATGTGGATGGGCTGCGGTTCTATGAACGGTCTACTTGTTTGGAGCTGGATGCGGTGAGCGTGCGGAATCTGGAGCTGGTGGAGCCTCTGTTTTCGGGCGAGTCGGCGCAGACTACGCTGTTTTACACGATGGACGCTTGTTGTACGCCGATGGGGAAAAGGTTGTTGCGCGCGTCGCTGCTGCGGCCGGCGAGTGGGCTGGGGGAGATTGAGGCGCGGCTGGAGGCGGTGGGTGAGGCGGTGGGTGATCTGCGGCGGCGGGAGGAGCTGCGGCGGTCTATGGATGGATTGCTGGATCTTGAGAGGCTGCTGGGACGGGTTGCGCTGGATTCGGCTGGGCCCCGGGAGGTGATGGCGCTGGCGAAGACGCTTGGGTGTTTGCCTGGCGTGGTGGCCGCGGTGAAGGCGTTTGGCGCTGCGCGGTGGAGGGAGTTGGGGGAGAGCGTCGATCCGCTGGAGGATCTGTACGAGATGATTGTGCGGACGATTGCAGAGGAACCGCCGGTGTCGATTGGAGATGGTGGGGCGATTCGGGTTGGTGTGGATGCGGAGCTGGATGAGCTGCGGGAGTTGAGCCGGAGCGGGCGGCAGGCGCTGGCGGCGATTGAGGAACGGGAGCGCGAACGGACTGGGATTGGATCGTTGAAGGTGCGGTTTAACAATGTGTTTGGCTACTACCTTGAGGTGACGAAGGCGAATGCCAAGGCGGTCCCGGCTGACTATGAGCGCAAACAGACGCTGGTGAATGCGGAGCGGTTTACCACGCCGGAGTTGAAGGAGTATGAGACGAAGATTTTGACCGCGCAGGAGCGGAGTGGGGAGATCGAGAAGAGGATCTTTGCGGAGCTGCGGAGGCAGTTGCTGGAGGCCGCGGGGCGGATGCGGGAGACTGCGAGGAAGATCGCGGAGATCGATCTGCTTGGATGTTTTGCTCATCTGGCTGCGCTGCGTGGATGGGTGAGGCCAAACGTTGAGGTGTCGGGTGTGCTGGAGTTTGTGCAGGCGCGGCATCCGGTGGTGGAGAGACGGATGGAGGAGTCGGGTGGAGGGCGGTTTGTGCCGAACTCGGTTCATCTGGATGCGGATGCTGGACCGGCAGTGCTTCTGATTACGGGGCCGAATATGGGGGGAAAGAGCACTTACCTGCGAATGGCTGCGCTACTCGTGGTTATGACGCAGATGGGGAGCTTTGTTCCGGCGGAGGGGATGCGGCTGGGATTGGTGGACCGGATTTATACGCGTATTGGAGCGAGCGATAACGTGGCGCGGGGGCGTTCAACGTTTATGGTCGAGATGACAGAGACGGCTGCGATTTTGAATACGGCTACGAACCGCTCGCTGGTGCTGCTGGATGAGATGGGACGTGGGACGGCTACGTATGATGGGTTGAGTTTAGCCTGGGCTACGGTAGAGCACCTGCATGACCGGATCGGCGCAAGGACGCTGTTTGCTACGCACTATCATGAGCTGACGTTGCTTGCAGATCGATTGGCGCGACTGACGAATCTGAGGGTGACGGTGAAAGAGACGGCGGGGGGGATTGTGTTTCTGCATACGGTGGAAGCTGGACCGGCCAGTAAGAGCTATGGGATTGAGGTTGCGCGGTTGGCGGGGTTGCCGAGTGGTGTGATTGCGCGGGCGCGCGAGGTGCTGAAGGTGCATGAGCGGGCCGAGACGCAGCAGGTGAGGGAGGCTTCTCCAACGCTGGCTCCGCAGATGCAGATGACGATGTTTACGCCGCTGTCGCAGAGGATTGTGGATCGGTTGGCTGAGGCGGATGTGGATGGGTTGACGCCGCGTGAGGCTCTCAATTTGCTGGCGGAGTTGCAGAGGGAGTTGAAGGGATGA
- the pqqD gene encoding pyrroloquinoline quinone biosynthesis peptide chaperone PqqD: MSEPISDSRIPRLAVGCRVRTVSPDEAMLLVPEGALRLKGAASEIIGLIDGQRSVEAITIELQQKHATTDSSQITAEVKQFLDKLHARSVLLYKD, translated from the coding sequence ATGAGCGAACCCATCTCAGACTCGAGAATCCCGCGTCTCGCAGTAGGTTGTCGCGTTCGAACCGTCTCACCTGACGAAGCGATGCTTCTAGTTCCCGAAGGCGCGCTACGACTCAAAGGCGCAGCCAGCGAGATCATCGGCCTCATCGATGGACAACGCTCTGTCGAAGCAATCACAATCGAACTCCAACAGAAGCACGCCACAACCGACTCATCACAAATCACCGCCGAGGTTAAACAGTTTCTCGACAAACTCCACGCACGCAGCGTCCTTCTCTACAAGGACTAG
- the pqqB gene encoding pyrroloquinoline quinone biosynthesis protein PqqB, whose protein sequence is MRIKVLGAAAGGGLPQWNCTCTNCSALRQNHPHIQSRTQSQLAVTADDDAWFLINASPDLRQQLINNPEVHPDPAKGLRNTPVAGIILTSADLDHVLGLLLMREFTPVRIYATRPVISILKKNSFFQMLDRLPGQSRWTEIEPNVSFNAGGGLTCTPIALSNSLPTYISEEDRTALVPTGATIGVILEDPQGARAAYLPALPSVSAPLKHLLSTCSSIFIDGTFWTDDELQRIQPGTPLARSMGHLPISGPDGSLETLKYLKGTRKIYTHINNTNPILQEKSSERRTVEDAGWEVAWDGLEITL, encoded by the coding sequence GTGAGGATCAAAGTCCTGGGGGCCGCCGCAGGTGGCGGCCTTCCTCAATGGAACTGCACCTGCACGAACTGTTCCGCCCTTCGCCAGAATCATCCCCACATCCAGTCCAGAACCCAGTCACAACTAGCTGTCACGGCAGATGATGACGCCTGGTTCCTGATCAACGCCTCCCCCGATCTCCGCCAGCAACTCATCAACAACCCCGAAGTCCACCCAGACCCCGCCAAAGGCCTGCGCAACACTCCCGTCGCCGGCATCATCCTCACCAGCGCCGACCTCGACCACGTACTCGGTCTCCTCCTCATGCGCGAGTTCACCCCCGTCCGCATCTACGCAACGCGCCCAGTCATCAGCATCCTCAAAAAAAACAGCTTCTTCCAGATGCTCGATCGTCTCCCCGGACAAAGCCGCTGGACCGAAATCGAACCGAACGTCAGCTTCAACGCAGGCGGCGGCCTCACCTGCACTCCCATCGCACTCTCAAACAGTCTCCCTACCTACATCAGCGAAGAAGACCGCACCGCGCTCGTCCCAACAGGCGCAACCATCGGAGTCATCCTCGAAGACCCTCAGGGAGCACGTGCCGCCTACCTTCCCGCGCTACCTTCTGTATCCGCGCCCTTGAAGCACCTTCTCTCCACCTGTTCGTCTATCTTCATAGATGGAACCTTCTGGACCGATGACGAACTACAACGAATCCAACCCGGAACACCCTTAGCCCGTTCCATGGGCCATCTTCCAATTAGCGGCCCCGACGGCTCGCTCGAAACTCTCAAGTATCTCAAAGGCACTCGCAAAATCTACACCCACATCAACAACACTAACCCGATCTTGCAGGAAAAAAGTTCGGAGCGTCGCACAGTCGAAGACGCAGGCTGGGAAGTGGCATGGGACGGACTAGAGATAACGCTGTAG
- a CDS encoding anhydro-N-acetylmuramic acid kinase, which translates to MVKSMVVAGVMSGTSADGVDVAICKISPALMAGGTPRIKLLGHLGLAYSKTLRTAVLGAMDADAISVAELARLNWRLGELYADAVVSAQEKFGVTVNLVGCHGQTIYHQGSPEKYLGKALRATWQIGEASVIAERLRVPVVSDFRPGDLAAGGQGAPLVPMLDYCMFRSAKVSRVLLNLGGIGNLTAIPAEAGVDGLMAFDTGPGNMVIDACMKRLYAREFDRAGAVGRTGRVLQNVVQEVLKEKYFSALPPKSCGREQFGEVFVSRFIAMCRKAGGVEDRNEDVITTATALTAASVGQAYRKFVWGHVGQAAPLSRVEFVVAGGGTKNVSLMRMLSAELEPMGVKVRLMEELGVPAQAKEAVAFALLAWLSWFDLPGNIPAATGAKRAAVLGKVTTV; encoded by the coding sequence ATGGTGAAGAGCATGGTGGTGGCGGGAGTGATGAGTGGGACCTCCGCGGATGGGGTGGACGTTGCGATCTGTAAGATCTCGCCGGCGCTTATGGCTGGTGGGACGCCGCGCATCAAACTGCTGGGACATTTGGGACTCGCCTATTCAAAGACTCTGCGAACGGCTGTGCTCGGTGCGATGGACGCCGACGCGATTTCGGTGGCGGAGCTTGCACGATTGAACTGGCGGCTGGGTGAGTTGTATGCCGACGCTGTGGTGAGCGCGCAGGAGAAGTTCGGAGTGACGGTTAATCTGGTGGGTTGTCATGGACAGACGATCTACCACCAAGGCTCGCCGGAAAAGTATCTGGGGAAAGCGCTGCGGGCTACGTGGCAGATCGGTGAGGCCTCCGTGATTGCGGAGCGGCTGCGGGTTCCGGTGGTGAGTGATTTCAGGCCGGGGGATCTGGCTGCCGGTGGGCAGGGGGCCCCTCTGGTGCCGATGCTGGACTACTGTATGTTCCGTTCGGCGAAGGTGAGCCGGGTGCTTCTGAATCTTGGCGGGATTGGGAATTTGACGGCTATTCCAGCGGAGGCCGGTGTCGATGGGCTAATGGCTTTCGATACCGGTCCGGGGAATATGGTGATCGACGCCTGTATGAAGAGGCTGTATGCAAGGGAGTTTGACCGGGCTGGTGCGGTGGGTCGAACGGGGCGCGTGTTGCAGAATGTTGTGCAGGAAGTTTTGAAGGAGAAGTACTTCTCTGCCCTCCCGCCGAAGTCTTGCGGGCGGGAGCAGTTCGGAGAGGTGTTTGTTTCGCGGTTTATTGCGATGTGTCGGAAGGCTGGTGGAGTGGAAGACCGCAATGAAGATGTAATTACTACGGCAACAGCGTTGACTGCGGCATCTGTTGGGCAGGCCTATAGGAAGTTTGTGTGGGGACATGTGGGGCAGGCTGCCCCTTTGTCACGAGTGGAGTTTGTGGTTGCGGGTGGTGGGACGAAGAATGTTTCCTTGATGAGAATGCTAAGCGCAGAACTAGAACCGATGGGAGTGAAGGTGCGCTTGATGGAAGAGTTGGGGGTCCCGGCGCAGGCGAAAGAGGCTGTGGCCTTTGCGCTGCTCGCGTGGTTGAGTTGGTTTGATCTGCCGGGAAATATTCCGGCTGCAACAGGGGCGAAACGAGCTGCGGTGCTGGGGAAAGTGACAACGGTCTAG
- the pqqE gene encoding pyrroloquinoline quinone biosynthesis protein PqqE has translation MSTLPGPLSLVAELTHRCPLHCVYCSNPLQMQSAKDELSTEDWARVFHQAAALGVLHLHLTGGEPLARSDIAKLVAAGREANLYVNMITSGLGLTADRMIELKDAGLEHIQLSLQDADEEKANEFAGARAHAHKLKLATLIRQQDIAFTVNVVVHRENLDRLEDILALAESLEPQRIEVAHVQYYGWALKNRDRLMPTPSQVERSVQLIQEAQSRLAGRIQLQAVFPDYYARYPKPCVGGWGRQMMLIDPAGLALPCHAAAIIPGLEFDSVRTHSLEWLWQQSPAFNRFRGQSWMKEPCADCDRREIDFGGCRCQAFQLTGDPANTDPACSLSDLHADLVAITQTPPPPPSQWVYRILANS, from the coding sequence ATGTCGACACTTCCCGGTCCACTCTCTCTCGTAGCCGAACTCACCCATCGCTGCCCCCTGCACTGCGTCTACTGCTCAAACCCCCTCCAAATGCAATCAGCAAAAGATGAGCTATCAACCGAAGACTGGGCAAGAGTCTTCCACCAAGCCGCAGCTCTAGGCGTCCTCCATCTCCATCTCACCGGTGGCGAACCCCTCGCACGATCAGACATCGCAAAACTCGTCGCCGCAGGGAGGGAAGCGAACCTCTACGTTAACATGATCACCTCAGGCTTGGGCCTCACCGCTGACCGCATGATCGAGCTCAAAGACGCCGGCCTCGAACACATCCAGCTAAGCCTTCAGGACGCTGACGAAGAAAAGGCCAACGAATTCGCAGGCGCACGAGCCCACGCCCACAAACTCAAACTCGCCACCCTCATCCGCCAACAAGACATAGCCTTCACCGTCAACGTAGTAGTCCACCGCGAAAATCTAGACCGTCTCGAAGACATCCTCGCCCTCGCCGAGTCCCTCGAACCGCAAAGAATCGAAGTCGCCCACGTCCAGTACTACGGCTGGGCCCTAAAAAACCGCGACCGACTCATGCCCACCCCCAGCCAGGTAGAGCGTTCTGTCCAACTCATCCAGGAAGCCCAATCCCGCCTCGCCGGCCGAATCCAGCTGCAAGCCGTATTTCCCGACTACTACGCACGCTACCCCAAGCCCTGCGTCGGAGGTTGGGGCCGCCAGATGATGCTCATCGACCCCGCTGGTCTCGCCCTCCCATGCCACGCCGCCGCCATCATCCCCGGCCTGGAGTTCGACTCAGTCCGCACCCACTCCCTCGAATGGCTCTGGCAACAATCTCCGGCCTTCAACCGCTTCCGCGGCCAAAGCTGGATGAAGGAACCCTGTGCAGACTGCGACCGCAGAGAGATCGACTTCGGTGGCTGCCGTTGCCAGGCCTTCCAGCTAACCGGCGACCCTGCAAACACGGACCCCGCCTGCAGCCTCAGCGATCTGCACGCAGACCTGGTCGCCATCACCCAGACCCCACCACCGCCTCCATCCCAATGGGTCTACCGCATCCTCGCCAACTCGTGA